The genomic segment AGCTGACCGCGACGACCGAGCAGCCGTATCTGGCGCGCCGCCAGAACTGGACGAACCAGCTGGCGCGGCACGCGCTCATGCAGCCCGACGCGACCGCGCTGCGGTTCATGGGCCGCACGACGACGTGGGCCGAGTTCGATCACCGGGTCACCAAGCTCGCCGACGCGCTGCACCGCCGGGGCGTGAAGTTCGGCGACCGGGTGATGATCCTGATGCTCAACCGGCCCGAGTTCATCGAGGCCACCCTGGCAGCCAATCAGCTCGGGGCGATCGCCGTGCCGGTCAACTTCCGGCTGACCCCGCCCGAGCTGGCGTTCCTGGTCCAGGACTGCGAGGCCGCCGTGCTGGTCACCGAGACCGTGCTGGCCGACGTCGCCAAGGCGGTGCGCGATCTGGCGCCGGCGCTGTCCACCGTGATCGTCGCCGGGGGCGCAACCGATGACGGGGTGCTCGGCTACGAGGACCTGATCGTCGAAGAGGGTGAGCAGCACCAGCCGGTGGACATCCCCAACGACAGCCCGGCGCTGATCATGTACACCTCGGGCACCACCGGCCGGCCCAAGGGGGCGGTGCTGACCCACGCCAACCTGGCCGGTCAGGCCATGACCGGGATGTACACCACCGGCCCCGACATCAACCACGACGTCGGATTCATCGGGGTTCCGCTGTTCCACATCGCCGGTATCGGCAACACTCTCGGCGGCCTGATGCTCGGCACCCCGACGGTCATCCACCCGCTCGGCGGCTTCGACCCGGGCCAGTTGCTCGACGTGCTCGAGGCCGAGAAGGTCACCGGCATCTTCCTGGTGCCTGCGCAGTGGCAGGCCGTCTGCGCGGCGCAGAAGGCCAAGCCGCGCGACATCAAACTGCGGGCGCTGTCGTGGGGGGCCGCCCCGGCGTCGGACACCCTGCTGCGCGAGATGTCGGACACCTTCCCGGACAGCAAGATCCTGGCGGCGTTCGGCCAGACCGAGATGTCGCCGGTGACGTGCATGCTGCTCGGTGACGATGCGATCCGTAAGCGCGGGTCGGTCGGCAAGGTCATCCCGACCGTCGCCGCCCGCGTCGTCGACGAGAACATGAACGACGTGCCGGTCGGCGAGGTCGGCGAAATCGTCTATCGCGCACCAACTCTGATGGCCGGTTACTGGAACAACCCCCAAGCCACCGCGGAGGCGTTCGCGGGCGGCTGGTTTCATTCCGGCGACCTGGTGCGTGCGGATTCCGATGGCTACATCTGGGTGGTCGACCGCAAGAAGGACATGATCATCTCCGGCGGAGAGAACATCTACTGCGCCGAGGTCGAGAACGCGCTTGCCGCGCATCCGGCGATTGTCGAGGTCGCGGTCATCGGCCGGACCCATCCGAAGTGGGGCGAGGTGCCGGTGGCGGTCGCCGCGATCAATGCGGCCGAACTGCGCCTGGAGGAACTCGACGAGTTCCTGACCGAACGTCTGGCCCGCTACAAGCACCCCAAGGGCCTCGAGATCGTCGACGCGTTGCCCCGCAACCCCGCCGGCAAGGTGCTCAAGACCGAATTGCGAATTCGTTTCAGCGGCAGCGCCGAGACGGATGCGAGCGCTGAATCCGGTTCGGATGCACCGGATCCCGACTGACAACCGAATGTATTACGGATGCGACAAAATTCGAGTAGTGGGGATGGAGGGTCAATAGTGCAGATGCGGTGCACGGCCCCTCGGGCATCGGGTACATTCCTGTGGTCCGCCTTACTACTGAGTAGTAGGGAGACGACACTCACTCACTGCGGGTCGGGGCAAGGAGGGTATGTGCCAGTCGGACTGCCGCCACGCGACGACCGACGTGGTCCCGTCATGCGGGTGATCCGGTGACGACCGCGAACCCCGGCGTCGGCGCTTACCTGCAGGACAAGGCCCGCCCTGCCCTCACGGCCATCGGTGGCTTCTTTCGTATGTGCGTGCTCACTGCGAAGGCGACGACCAAGTGGCCGTTCGAATGGCGCGAGTTCATCCTTCAGGGTTGGTTCCAGTTCCGAGTGACCTTCCTGCCCACGATCGCCGTGGCGGTGCCCAACACCATCCTGATCATCTTCACGATCAACATCCTGCTGGTGGAGTTCGGTGCGGCTGACGTCTCCGGTGCCGGAGCCGCACTGGCGGCGGTGACCCAGCTCGGCCCGATCGTGACCGTGCTCGTCGTTGCCGGCGCCGGGTCGACGGCCATCTGTGCCGACCTCGGCGCGCGCACCATCCGTGAGGAGATCGACGCCCTGGAGGTTTTGGGCATCGACCCGATCCACCGACTGGTTCTGCCCCG from the Mycolicibacterium crocinum genome contains:
- the fadD5 gene encoding fatty-acid--CoA ligase FadD5, encoding MTSQLTATTEQPYLARRQNWTNQLARHALMQPDATALRFMGRTTTWAEFDHRVTKLADALHRRGVKFGDRVMILMLNRPEFIEATLAANQLGAIAVPVNFRLTPPELAFLVQDCEAAVLVTETVLADVAKAVRDLAPALSTVIVAGGATDDGVLGYEDLIVEEGEQHQPVDIPNDSPALIMYTSGTTGRPKGAVLTHANLAGQAMTGMYTTGPDINHDVGFIGVPLFHIAGIGNTLGGLMLGTPTVIHPLGGFDPGQLLDVLEAEKVTGIFLVPAQWQAVCAAQKAKPRDIKLRALSWGAAPASDTLLREMSDTFPDSKILAAFGQTEMSPVTCMLLGDDAIRKRGSVGKVIPTVAARVVDENMNDVPVGEVGEIVYRAPTLMAGYWNNPQATAEAFAGGWFHSGDLVRADSDGYIWVVDRKKDMIISGGENIYCAEVENALAAHPAIVEVAVIGRTHPKWGEVPVAVAAINAAELRLEELDEFLTERLARYKHPKGLEIVDALPRNPAGKVLKTELRIRFSGSAETDASAESGSDAPDPD
- a CDS encoding MlaE family ABC transporter permease; protein product: MTTANPGVGAYLQDKARPALTAIGGFFRMCVLTAKATTKWPFEWREFILQGWFQFRVTFLPTIAVAVPNTILIIFTINILLVEFGAADVSGAGAALAAVTQLGPIVTVLVVAGAGSTAICADLGARTIREEIDALEVLGIDPIHRLVLPRVVAATFVAVLLNGAVITVGLVGGFIFGVYMQNISAGAYVSTLTLITGLPEVVISIVKALTFGLIAGLVGCYRGLTVSGGAKGLGTAVNETLVLSVVALFAVNVVLTTIGVKFGTGH